AAAGCTATTTAACTACTACTGAAGGGGAGTTCAATAGGTTGTGACCCCAAATGAAATTCTTTGGAAGGACATTTTGTTTGCTACACTTGCATGACATTCACATATTACTCATCATCATGGGCAGAAATGATTTTGTCCCGGTCCGCCGAAGTAGAACACAGGCTCGCCGACATACCCATCTCTATGGTTGTTCCCATTGTAGCAGTACACTTCATCACTATAAACCCCAACCCACTCCGGGTACTTCAGTGAGAGTGAGAAGTCCACGATCCTAACGTGGTTGATGTAGCAGGCATGGCCATGGAGTGCCCCTGAGTACTCCCCACTTCCCATGGCAGTTCTGGTGTGAGGAGTCTTCTTCACCATCGTACTGTACACTTGACCTCCCCAGTTGACCATTATGGCGCTGCGCTTCAGGTAGAAGAAAAGGGATCCTGGAAAATACCCGAGGACCAGGTTGTTCGTGAGGCGTAGCCACCAGTTGGTAGAATGAGGATCCTGGTTCAATGATAACTATCTCTGCTCAGAAATAATATTTCCAGAAAGAGGACTCGCAACTTTTTAAGTTAAACCTGAATTAATGGGCGAACACGATTCAGATGAAATTGTAAAATGGTTGGAACGGTTAAGTCAGGATTGACATGAAGAGCAAATCGTTGTCCAAGGGAACACGGACACCTTTGGGCATTTGAATGTAACTAGCCTGCTCAAACAGGGATTTGCCGATCCGGTCTATTGCAAGTAAAGAAGGCAAAGAAGATTGAGAATTTAAGTACCAAGAAGATGCCGACTGATATTTGATATTGTTCCCGTTCAGAAGATATCGGACCTAGAGCAGAGCCGAGGGCCACCTCAGAACTAGTTTGAACGAACCCAGAACAGGTCAAATCGAAGCAGCCTGTGGAAACGCTTCCATCAACCTATGTAATAGAGGAAAAGGAAGATAAGCCAACCAATTAAACGGTTCAGCTCCGCCCAGAAGGAATGGTCTATCATGATAGAGAACTCACGGTCCAATGTGTGAAAAGCCGACTTTGCTTATCTCCATATAATTTTGGGTTCACCTGGGAATAGGAAAATCTTTCTGAGCTATCTCAATATATAACCAACAACTAACAGGTTGTAAGTAAAAGAGACCCCGACTGAAATTGAAAGACAGACCATCCATCCTGCTTCAACACTTTCGTACTTATTGCCGGGGCCACCCAGAAGCCATATCTGGGCTGTAGTGAAGTCATCTGGCAAATCAAGGTTTGGATTCCATAAGTTTATGTCACTGGAAGCTCCTATGTAGTTGTACCCTACTGTCACAAGGATTGCTTGCTGCACAAGAAACATAGTGAAATAATATTACTAGACCCTAAAATGTGAGGGAACAAGTTTCTGTAAGCAAGTCAACGAGGGGCGTTCAATTCAGTTGAAGGAATGCTTACATCACGATCTTTTGTATAAGGAAGAGAGACTCGGGTTCCATTTATGACCACATTTCGAACATTTTCATTGAGGGTTGAATTAGCCACGTAGTCCTGTGAATGAGGATGGTACATTTTCCCAAATTGCTCGGGACTAGAAGCTCTCAACAAGTCTTGCCGCCGGACTCGTCGGATGGGAATAGTTCCCCGGGGACAACTTCCACTCTTTTGCCAAGTTTGAGCTATTACTGGTTTTGAGGACTCAACTTTTGTTGCTTTGTTTTCTGAAGGCAATTTAATGCTGGGTTCCATCTGCATTTTGAAGAAAGGATAGTAAATGAGGTTTCCAGGAAAtccccaccccccaaaaaaaaaaaaaaaaaaacaaaaaacaaaaaaaaaagaaaagaagaaaggaaatatgAGGCTGCTTTCAATATGTGTGATGATAACGTGCAATCCGCTTGTTTGAGTTCCTGAGACTAGCTGATTTAATTAGAATAAAAGCTATTTAGAACTTATGAGTCTTGAAAAAATGTTGTCATCAAAATGTCAATTGTAAGTAGGAGAGCTATGGTTAGGAAACGGGCCTGAATGACATGCTCCTTCATTGCGGGATGGTCGAAGGCTGGTTGTTTGTGCATGTCAACACAGTCGATGATATCTCCATCTGCACTCTATCAATCAAACCAAAATTGGACATCAGTCTGCAACTTAATTTACTGGGAGTGAACAAGCTTTCATTAATTGTGTCCATTAAGTAGCTAACGAACAAAAGGGTGCCTTGAAAACTCACTTTCCTTTTGTGTGTCTGAGTAAGTGCGTGcgtgagaggaagagagagagaaagagagcaacTTTTCTGAAAGAACTCAAATTACAACCACATCCTCTACTTATCAACTCGAGCCAATGTATGAGTACTGTAGATTTGACTGCAGCAAAAAGATGGTTGCATGGTTGAAGTACGGTGCAACAAAAATACTGAGGACATGGAAGAAAAATTTAACATTTCTTATATGGTGATTTGTGGGGATCCCATATATGGCATTACTTTCTGaccaaaactgaaaaaaaaagaaaaacaaaagaaagaaagaaaaaaaaagaaagaaaaggagagagagaataaaagcATATCACGTATTCATATCATTAGTTCTATTTGGAATACAGCAAAATTGTCCTGGATCTTATGGCACATGTGCAGTTGATCACCAAGAGTGTAATCACTTTTTCCTGAAATGGCTCCAGAAAAACATGGGTTTTGTACCAAAAGCAAATGTTCAGCGATGGCTGTGGAACTGACTTTCATCACATTGTTATATGAAGAGACACCAGAAATGATTCAAAGATCGAGGTTTTATGAGATATTAGTGTAAGCTGATGCAAAGTAGCCGAAAATACAGAAAACACGTCGGAGAATTTTGTTGCCCTCCAAACAAAAGAAGCTTTTCCGGGCCAAGAAATCAAGGCCAGCGTCTCCTATTTAATGAAATTCTCACAGAATGGTTTTTCAAACCATGAATCAGTATCAGCAGAAAGCCTATTCAAAGAGGCGTTGAAGGAGATATGATACCTGAATGCTCTTCACTGCAGGCTTATTAAGAAGCCTGAGTCTTCTATCAATATCATCCTCGTCCACCGCAGCCTCTCTAttcattgattttcttgatgCACTATTAGCCATTGTGGCCCAACACAATGCCATAGCCAAGAAGAGCATAAATCCCactttctccattcttccttcgGCTTCTCAGCAGGAAAATGACTGAAGGGGAAGCGattaaaaaagattgaaatgacacaaaaaatggaaagtgCAAAACCGATTCAATGTTTGTCCACGAAAGCCAGGAACCTTGCAAAATCCCAATTTGCCACTGTGATTGATCACTTGACACATTTGCTTCGGTTGAAACAGAAGGTACGCATTTACTAACAAACAgccaaatagaaagaaaagacaatGATACACCGACCAGATTGTTTCTTGTGAATTAAGTCAAGATTGACTGAACTTTGACTTCTTCAGTTAACGTCAACACAGAAAAAGATAAACTTTTATGACTTTTCTGCCAAATACCATTGTGTTCTTCACAGATTGCAGCAATGCACGATAAACTGACTGAAAATGACCTGCACTGCAAGAAAATTTTCCAGGCATGCTGATTAAGAGCATGAATTTTCTCTTAGCAGAAAAAGATCAGGGATCTAAAGTATAATTTAAATATGGGAAGTGCCAGCTCGTCAAACTTCATAAAAGGCCTTGTGATTATGGCATAAAAATCTACGAGATTTATATTTTGGACAAATgtggctttctctctcttttttttttttggttgaaacaTATCACTTACATTTAACCAGCGAAGTTAGGAAGACAACCACAATAAACTTCTAAACACACCAAATCCCCAAGGGATTAGATAGCCAATTAGAAGGGAGGTACTCTAATCTATGGGCTTCGGCAATCCAATCCGCAAACTGATTGGCTTCGCATAAACCTGTTGACCTGAAGTGCTTAATAGATGGGATGAGAATGGTTTACTTCCACACATTTAAGCCGAGCCAGCAAGCCCATACAATCTTCAATTACTGTGTTATGGCTTCACCCACATGAGTTTGTTATGGTGTTCCGGCCTGGACTTCACGTTTAACCTGATGAGAAGCATGCCTCCAGGTTTAGTTTAGCCTGCCGGTTGATCAGGTCTGAAATTCTAAGACATATAAGAAAGGCTTTCAATTGGTGAAAAGGAAACGGAAAAATAAGTGTCCTTTTTCTATAAACTCTGTTCCTAACATCTGCCGTACCAGGATCAATCTGAAAAACGTAGAAACTAGCAGCCGCGGTGTCTAGTCAAGGGCACAACGCATTCCATCCAGGACCTCCGAAATAAAACTCAGGATCTTCAATATCCCCAAGGTTAAACTCTTCTGTGTAGTGGTCAATCTCTTCCGGGAACTTCAGGATCATCAAGTTGTCACAGACCCGTACCCTCGTCACTTATTTGCTCAATTCTTAAGGAAAACTGCATGCTGCCCATCCATGTTGAGGTGTGGGGCAAAAATTTCCCTATTCTTGAGCTATACACTTCGCCTCCCCACTGCACGGTCTGTGCAATTTGAGGTAGGTAGGCGAGTGGCTCGGGCAGGAAGTAACCAACATTCGTCTTCTCATCATATTGAACCCACCATTTATTGGTGTTTGGATCTGAAATTGCACGGAAAAGTCTTTGCCAACATCTTTCAATTCATCAAAGAAGCTAAAAGTAACTAATTTGTGAATTCTTCGAGTAGTATCTCAATGTGGTCATAGATCAGTACTATCTGACACTTAAGGGATAAAGTGTTATTTGATAGGGAAGGCCATCCTTTGTCCAGATGGGATGAATGGCCGTGCTGAGGGCCATCTTGCTGCTCGTTTGAACAAAACCAGGGCAAGTGAGATCAAAGCAGCCGATTTTTTTCCCAGAGTCAGCCTGATACACAGAAGAGGAAGATACAATGTTGGTTTTGCAATGTCATACCAAAGATAGGCCAAACAAAGATCAAGTCAAGGTGTGAATGGAAGCCCTActtagcattaaaaaaaaaggaaacatttGTCCCAGTGACTGCCAATGAGACCTGGTATATTTGTCATGTTCATTTAAATGGAAAATGAGTTTGGATGATGAGTTAACTGTCCAATATGCAAATACACAAGTCTTCCAGTTGACATACATGCCAGGATTCAACTGAAAAGTTTGGAATCGTTAGGCGTTGGGTTAGAATTACTGGAAAGCAACTGTCACAAAGCTATCACTTCGGTTAATCTGCAAAGGCCAAGATCTGATACTTGTTTGGGAGAAAACCAGAGATGTCCACCTGAGCCTAATAGCTTTGGTATGGAAATCTTAAATGAGATATGTGTTGCTCATAGTTGACGCTGGCAGGAATGGCGATGCATCCAAAATCTTCATTAC
This genomic stretch from Eucalyptus grandis isolate ANBG69807.140 chromosome 3, ASM1654582v1, whole genome shotgun sequence harbors:
- the LOC104439962 gene encoding uncharacterized protein LOC104439962; its protein translation is MANSASRKSMNREAAVDEDDIDRRLRLLNKPAVKSIQMEPSIKLPSENKATKVESSKPVIAQTWQKSGSCPRGTIPIRRVRRQDLLRASSPEQFGKMYHPHSQDYVANSTLNENVRNVVINGTRVSLPYTKDRDQAILVTVGYNYIGASSDINLWNPNLDLPDDFTTAQIWLLGGPGNKYESVEAGWMVDGSVSTGCFDLTCSGFVQTSSEVALGSALGPISSEREQYQISVGIFLDPHSTNWWLRLTNNLVLGYFPGSLFFYLKRSAIMVNWGGQVYSTMVKKTPHTRTAMGSGEYSGALHGHACYINHVRIVDFSLSLKYPEWVGVYSDEVYCYNGNNHRDGYVGEPVFYFGGPGQNHFCP